The proteins below come from a single Halothiobacillus neapolitanus c2 genomic window:
- the proB gene encoding glutamate 5-kinase, translating into MVERDANPAMGVDTGVDLRAHLKTDRRWVIKIGSAMVTGNGAGLDLSAIDRWAEQIAAMRAEGREVVIVTSGAVAEGMARLGWPERPSALPELQAAAAVGQMGLVQAYADVLLRHGIHTAQILLTHDDLSNRQRYLNARSTLRTLLDLGVVPVVNENDTVATDEIRFGDNDTLAALVANLVEADVLVILTDQLGLFDADPRKNPSARLLTEVTAGDPALETMASPEGGRLGRGGMYTKVMAAKRAAQSGAATVVASGATPHVLLQLAAGTSGVGTVFQPAQTRLAARKQWLAGQLRARGTVRVDTGAAAALRQGGRSLLPIGVLEVTGEFTRGDLVRIVDEAGTDLGRGLINYGSTHAKRLCRQPSNAIAELLGFAEEDELIHRDNLILL; encoded by the coding sequence ATGGTTGAACGAGACGCCAATCCTGCCATGGGGGTTGATACGGGGGTTGATTTGCGCGCCCACCTGAAAACCGATCGTCGATGGGTCATCAAGATCGGCTCGGCCATGGTGACGGGGAACGGCGCGGGCCTCGACTTATCCGCAATCGACCGCTGGGCGGAACAAATCGCGGCGATGCGCGCCGAAGGGCGGGAAGTCGTGATCGTTACCTCCGGTGCCGTCGCCGAGGGGATGGCTCGGCTGGGATGGCCGGAGCGACCCTCTGCCCTGCCCGAACTCCAGGCCGCCGCTGCCGTGGGTCAGATGGGCTTGGTGCAAGCCTATGCCGACGTACTGCTTCGGCATGGCATCCACACGGCACAGATTCTTCTTACCCACGACGATCTGTCAAACCGCCAGCGCTACCTCAATGCGCGCAGCACCTTGCGCACACTCCTCGACCTGGGCGTGGTGCCGGTCGTCAACGAAAACGACACCGTCGCTACCGATGAAATCCGTTTTGGTGATAACGACACGCTGGCCGCACTCGTCGCGAATCTCGTCGAAGCCGATGTGCTGGTCATTCTGACCGACCAGCTCGGGCTGTTCGATGCCGATCCGCGCAAGAACCCGTCAGCGCGACTACTCACCGAGGTAACAGCAGGAGACCCCGCCCTTGAAACCATGGCTTCCCCCGAAGGTGGCCGACTGGGGCGTGGCGGCATGTACACCAAGGTCATGGCAGCCAAGCGCGCCGCCCAATCAGGAGCGGCAACCGTTGTCGCCTCGGGCGCTACACCACACGTTCTGCTCCAACTGGCCGCGGGAACATCCGGCGTTGGCACGGTTTTTCAACCGGCACAAACTCGACTGGCCGCCCGAAAACAATGGCTTGCCGGGCAATTGCGCGCCCGGGGTACGGTTCGCGTGGACACGGGCGCTGCCGCCGCGCTGCGCCAAGGCGGTCGCTCCCTGCTGCCCATTGGCGTCCTTGAAGTCACTGGTGAGTTCACTCGCGGCGATCTGGTGCGCATCGTCGATGAAGCGGGCACGGATTTGGGGCGCGGCCTTATCAACTACGGCTCCACTCATGCGAAAAGGCTGTGTCGGCAACCCAGTAACGCGATTGCTGAGCTACTGGGATTCGCAGAAGAGGATGAACTGATTCACCGCGATAATCTGATCCTTCTTTAA
- the cgtA gene encoding Obg family GTPase CgtA codes for MKFVDEAKVKVKAGDGGNGVIGFRREKYVPYGGPDGGDGGDGGSVYFLGDANLNTLADFRFVRHYEAQRGENGSGSNMTGAKGADLWVRVPLGTVVHDIDTGEILGEVLDPAQPLLVAQGGWHGLGNARFKSSTNRAPRQKTEGTPGDERRLLLELRVLADVGLLGMPNAGKSTLIRAISQAKPKVADYPFTTLHPNLGVVAPEPHRSFVVADIPGLIEGAAEGAGLGHQFLRHLARTNLLLHIVDVAPLDEADPIESVAIIEEELVRYDESHQTHSAERPRWLILNKIDQWLEEERSEQINLLTQRFRHELDFKGPIFAISALEKQGTTALVWAIMEFMEAARAADQAAAAEAAKAPVVPPAKFDNPDLEWTEE; via the coding sequence ATGAAATTTGTCGATGAAGCCAAAGTAAAAGTGAAGGCCGGGGACGGCGGCAACGGCGTCATCGGCTTTCGCCGCGAAAAGTACGTGCCTTATGGCGGCCCCGATGGCGGGGATGGCGGAGACGGCGGCAGTGTTTATTTCCTGGGTGATGCCAACCTGAACACGCTGGCCGACTTTCGTTTTGTGCGCCACTACGAAGCCCAACGCGGTGAAAACGGCAGCGGCTCGAACATGACCGGAGCCAAAGGCGCCGATTTGTGGGTACGCGTACCCCTCGGCACCGTGGTGCACGATATCGACACCGGCGAAATCCTGGGCGAGGTGCTCGACCCGGCCCAACCACTGCTGGTAGCGCAAGGCGGCTGGCACGGATTGGGTAATGCCCGTTTCAAAAGCTCCACCAACCGCGCGCCCCGCCAGAAAACCGAAGGCACGCCGGGCGATGAACGCCGATTATTGCTGGAATTGCGGGTACTGGCCGATGTCGGCTTGCTCGGCATGCCCAATGCGGGCAAATCCACCCTGATCCGCGCCATTTCACAGGCCAAACCCAAGGTGGCAGATTACCCGTTTACCACCCTGCACCCCAATCTGGGCGTGGTTGCACCTGAACCGCACCGCAGCTTTGTGGTCGCCGATATTCCGGGCTTGATTGAAGGGGCTGCCGAAGGAGCCGGGCTGGGCCATCAGTTTTTGCGTCATCTTGCGCGTACCAATCTGTTGCTGCACATCGTGGATGTCGCCCCGCTGGACGAGGCGGACCCGATCGAATCGGTCGCCATTATCGAAGAGGAACTGGTGCGTTACGATGAAAGCCATCAGACGCATTCGGCCGAGCGCCCGCGTTGGCTGATCCTGAACAAGATCGATCAATGGCTGGAAGAAGAACGCAGCGAACAAATCAACTTGCTCACCCAACGCTTCCGTCACGAACTGGATTTCAAGGGACCTATTTTTGCAATCAGCGCCCTTGAAAAACAGGGTACTACCGCGTTGGTCTGGGCCATCATGGAGTTCATGGAAGCGGCCCGTGCAGCGGATCAGGCAGCAGCTGCCGAAGCGGCCAAGGCGCCTGTCGTTCCGCCCGCGAAATTCGATAATCCCGATCTTGAGTGGACCGAGGAGTAA
- the rpmA gene encoding 50S ribosomal protein L27, which produces MAHKKAAGSTRNGRDSESKRLGVKRYGGQVISAGSIIVRQRGTQFHPGANVGCGRDYTLFALTDGAVKFEVKGDKSRRFVSIVPV; this is translated from the coding sequence ATGGCACATAAAAAAGCAGCCGGCTCGACCCGAAACGGTCGTGACTCAGAAAGCAAGCGCCTCGGCGTCAAGCGCTACGGCGGTCAAGTTATCAGCGCGGGCAGCATCATCGTGCGCCAGCGTGGCACCCAGTTCCACCCGGGCGCGAATGTGGGTTGCGGTCGCGACTACACCCTGTTCGCACTGACCGATGGTGCCGTCAAGTTTGAAGTCAAAGGCGACAAATCACGTCGTTTCGTGAGCATCGTTCCTGTATAA